One Malus domestica chromosome 11, GDT2T_hap1 genomic region harbors:
- the WRKY1 gene encoding probable WRKY transcription factor 35 isoform X1, translating into MKPFLQNQTQMFQEISGQKLSHPKEGRKVAHEKTVVTVKIGANVGKLKNEGPPSDLWSWRKYGQKPIKGSPYPRGYYRCSTSKGCSAKKQVERSKTDASVLIITYTSSHNHPGPPDVNVISTTQQEQEDEQTQQEQEDDQKQEQEQEDDQEQEQDQKQDQDKKQDHEQEHGKLEERFHYIESPIRSSQEEHIFTAHDTSFGFLLDEEQEPLSLSYSQLMSFSTPKLSEENNDFFDELEELPTFSSFPSFMGRTNNLSFGIERIPSVPS; encoded by the exons ATGAAACCCTTTCTCCAGAACCAGACTCAGATGTTTCAAGAAATCTCAGGCCAGAAACTCAGCCATCCAAAAGAAGGTAG GAAGGTGGCTCATGAGAAGACTGTTGTGACAGTGAAGATAGGAGCTAATGTTGGGAAGCTAAAGAATGAAGGGCCGCCTTCCGATCTTTGGTCATGGAGGAAATATGGCCAAAAACCCATCAAGGGATCTCCTTATCCaag GGGGTACTACCGTTGCAGTACATCGAAGGGTTGCTCGGCGAAAAAACAAGTGGAAAGAAGCAAAACCGATGCTTCAGTTCTCATAATTACCTACACTTCCAGCCACAATCATCCAGGTCCTCCTGATGTGAATGTGATCTCTACTAcccaacaagaacaagaagatgaacagacccaacaagaacaagaagatgaTCAGAAGCAAGAGCAAGAACAAGAAGATgatcaagaacaagaacaagatcAAAAGCAAGATCAGGATAAAAAACAAGATCACGAACAAGAACATGGGAAATTGGAAGAACGCTTCCACTACATCGAATCCCCAATCAGATCTTCCCAAGAAGAACACATTTTTACGGCTCACGACACGAGTTTTGGGTTCTTATTGGATGAAGAGCAAGAGCCACTGTCACTGTCATATTCTCAGCTGATGAGCTTCTCAACACCCAAATTATCAGAAGAAAACAATGACTTTTTTGATGAGCTTGAAGAACTACCAACATTTTCATCCTTCCCAAGCTTCATGGGGAGGACTAACAATCTTTCCTTTGGAATTGAAAGGATTCCCTCTGTCCCTTCTTGA
- the WRKY1 gene encoding probable WRKY transcription factor 35, translated as MDETLSPEPDSDVSRNLRPETQPSKRRKVAHEKTVVTVKIGANVGKLKNEGPPSDLWSWRKYGQKPIKGSPYPRGYYRCSTSKGCSAKKQVERSKTDASVLIITYTSSHNHPGPPDVNVISTTQQEQEDEQTQQEQEDDQKQEQEQEDDQEQEQDQKQDQDKKQDHEQEHGKLEERFHYIESPIRSSQEEHIFTAHDTSFGFLLDEEQEPLSLSYSQLMSFSTPKLSEENNDFFDELEELPTFSSFPSFMGRTNNLSFGIERIPSVPS; from the exons aTGGATGAAACCCTTTCTCCAGAACCAGACTCAGATGTTTCAAGAAATCTCAGGCCAGAAACTCAGCCATCCAAAAGAAG GAAGGTGGCTCATGAGAAGACTGTTGTGACAGTGAAGATAGGAGCTAATGTTGGGAAGCTAAAGAATGAAGGGCCGCCTTCCGATCTTTGGTCATGGAGGAAATATGGCCAAAAACCCATCAAGGGATCTCCTTATCCaag GGGGTACTACCGTTGCAGTACATCGAAGGGTTGCTCGGCGAAAAAACAAGTGGAAAGAAGCAAAACCGATGCTTCAGTTCTCATAATTACCTACACTTCCAGCCACAATCATCCAGGTCCTCCTGATGTGAATGTGATCTCTACTAcccaacaagaacaagaagatgaacagacccaacaagaacaagaagatgaTCAGAAGCAAGAGCAAGAACAAGAAGATgatcaagaacaagaacaagatcAAAAGCAAGATCAGGATAAAAAACAAGATCACGAACAAGAACATGGGAAATTGGAAGAACGCTTCCACTACATCGAATCCCCAATCAGATCTTCCCAAGAAGAACACATTTTTACGGCTCACGACACGAGTTTTGGGTTCTTATTGGATGAAGAGCAAGAGCCACTGTCACTGTCATATTCTCAGCTGATGAGCTTCTCAACACCCAAATTATCAGAAGAAAACAATGACTTTTTTGATGAGCTTGAAGAACTACCAACATTTTCATCCTTCCCAAGCTTCATGGGGAGGACTAACAATCTTTCCTTTGGAATTGAAAGGATTCCCTCTGTCCCTTCTTGA
- the LOC103449204 gene encoding DELLA protein RGL1-like — translation MANAFFSFTPFDFGVVGGGGGLTPQLEDYEKEDQKVVVFKGKPEHLFGMEELGLGEMEKFPHLSKDQPQSKTSYSMLDNFSFDTVCSEHDLQRSNMSEKELDHVSKDHDHRHYQQQNQHYQQQSKSNYSDLDNFNFDSAFHSTQPIQDVANQLTFGGSDIAETNKQMPHQSSLAVLELLNNYGSAFKKLKRDRFSNSCNEAGASSMSSYSIQQKLSTEEIMRVAGARYVQFSNQGYDDFFVPSHPFGYALSGLSEEETKDVELAHILLAAAEKVGYQQFERANRLLLRCEFAASFKVNPVQRVVFYFAEALRERIEKETGNSMYKGNEISSYSLGLSTNLTFIACHQDIPFHPVLQFAAIQVILENVALESKVHLIDLEIRSGVQWTGLMEVLAEREECPIELLTITAVGVTGKQKIEETGRRLASVAKALNVPFQFKAVIVTDMEDVKNQLFDVEDDEAVVVYAPLILRTMILRPRCLENLMRVMRNLTPCVMVVNEVEANHNSPSFVNRFIDALFYYSAFFDCLEACMKQEESRVMMERLLHEGIRNIVAAEGSERVTRNVKMEVWRAFFARFRMVEINFSKASLNQASLVAKKFGSPSCTLHRIGKCLIVGWKGTPIHSLSAWKFR, via the coding sequence ATGGCGAATGCATTCTTCTCCTTCACACCTTTTGATTTTGGAGTCGTCGGCGGTGGTGGTGGTTTGACTCCCCAGCTTGAAGATTATGAGAAGGAAGATCAGAAGGTGGTGGTGTTCAAAGGAAAGCCAGAACATTTGTTTGGGATGGAAGAATTAGGGTTGGGAGAGATGGAAAAATTCCCTCATTTGTCCAAAGATCAACCACAATCCAAAACAAGTTATTCAATGTTGGATAATTTCAGTTTTGATACAGTTTGTTCCGAACATGATCTCCAACGATCCAACATGTCCGAGAAAGAACTAGATCATGTTTCCAAAGATCACGATCACCGCCACTACCAACAACAAAATCAACATTACCAACAACAATCCAAGTCAAACTACTCTGATTTGGATAACTTCAACTTTGATTCTGCCTTCCATTCCACTCAACCAATCCAGGACGTGGCGAATCAGCTCACGTTCGGAGGATCAGACATCGCGGAAACCAACAAGCAAATGCCCCATCAGTCTTCCTTAGCTGTGTTGGAGCTCCTAAACAACTACGGCAGCGCATTCAAGAAACTGAAGCGAGACAGATTTAGCAACAGCTGCAATGAAGCTGGAGCCTCCTCAATGTCCTCATATTCAATCCAACAAAAATTGTCAACCGAGGAGATCATGAGGGTTGCGGGAGCAAGGTATGTGCAATTCTCTAATCAAGGATATGACGATTTTTTCGTGCCTTCGCACCCGTTTGGCTACGCGCTTTCCGGTCTATCcgaagaagaaacgaaagaCGTGGAGCTTGCTCACATCCTTTTAGCTGCAGCAGAGAAGGTAGGCTACCAACAATTCGAGCGCGCAAACCGCCTGCTTCTTCGTTGCGAATTTGCTGcctccttcaaagtcaaccctGTCCAGAGGGTTGTTTTCTATTTCGCTGAGGCGCTTCGCGAGAGGATTGAAAAGGAAACGGGGAACAGCATGTATAAGGGGAATGAGATATCTAGTTATAGTCTTGGACTAAGCACAAACCTTACATTTATTGCATGCCACCAAGATATCCCTTTTCATCCAGTATTGCAGTTCGCAGCAATCCAAGTAATACTCGAAAACGTTGCCTTGGAGAGCAAAGTTCATTTGATTGATCTCGAAATCAGAAGCGGAGTGCAATGGACAGGGCTGATGGAAGTGCTTGCAGAGCGCGAGGAGTGCCCCATTGAGCTCCTTACAATAACCGCGGTGGGTGTGACAGGCAAGCAGAAGATCGAGGAGACAGGAAGGAGGCTGGCAAGCGTCGCAAAGGCCTTGAACGTACCCTTTCAATTCAAGGCAGTGATTGTGACAGACATGGAAGATGTCAAGAACCAATTGTTTGATGTTGAAGATGACGAAGCTGTGGTGGTATACGCGCCTCTAATACTGAGGACAATGATTTTGAGGCCAAGGTGCTTGGAAAATCTGATGAGGGTGATGAGAAATCTCACCCCTTGCGTAATGGTTGTGAATGAGGTGGAGGCAAACCACAATTCGCCATCATTTGTGAACCGATTCATCGATGCACTGTTTTATTACAGCGCATTTTTCGACTGCCTTGAGGCTTGCATGAAGCAGGAGGAGTCCAGAGTGATGATGGAGAGGTTGTTACATGAGGGAATACGAAACATTGTGGCGGCGGAGGGGAGCGAAAGGGTTACGAGAAACGTGAAGATGGAGGTGTGGAGGGCCTTCTTTGCAAGGTTTAGAATGGTGGAAATCAACTTTAGTAAGGCATCTTTGAACCAAGCTAGTTTGGTGGCTAAAAAGTTTGGATCCCCTTCATGCACGCTTCATAGGATTGGGAAATGTCTTATTGTTGGGTGGAAGGGAACTCCAATCCATTCGCTTTCTGCTTGGAAGTTCCGATGA
- the LOC103427456 gene encoding uncharacterized protein, protein MDWQYNGEQSANKLLMNSTTFLKLPFHILTLTLLSLLLPLSFLILSRLSCANYIFSLSFPTLIIPPPEPSNYYSSCIFYLFLYATPSLLYLLVSVVTTAAFIHCITGKITIITEFPSPIFRPRLYTAWIVLCTMQVCVGLGIEGSIVATEVVDGRATFGGVVDEKICLLSRAIFFLGLHETMLHWCRVVVKPVVDDTVFGGAKEEKWVERFAIAASFGCLWWWRLRDEVESLAVVAKAKRELAMGLGVADFVGWSLYYLTVTIGMVRVVKGLMWLSMVLLCRREANLCNNCGEDLDRQDNKV, encoded by the coding sequence ATGGATTGGCAGTACAATGGGGAACAAAGCGCTAATAAGCTCTTGATGAATTCGACTACCTTTCTAAAACTACCTTTCCATATTCTCACACTCACCCTCCTCAGTTTATTGCTTCCCCTCTCATTCCTCATCCTGTCCAGGCTATCTTGCGCCAACTATATCTTCAGCTTAAGCTTCCCCACTCTCATCATTCCTCCTCCCGAGCCCTCCAACTACTATTCATCATGCATCTTCTATCTCTTCCTCTACGCTACCCCCTCTCTTCTCTATCTTCTTGTTTCCGTTGTCACCACGGCTGCCTTTATCCACTGCATAACAGGAAAAATCACCATCATAACTGAGTTTCCGAGTCCCATTTTCCGTCCCCGTTTATACACTGCTTGGATCGTCCTATGTACAATGCAAGTCTGCGTCGGTTTGGGAATTGAAGGTAGCATCGTCGCCACGGAGGTAGTAGATGGGCGCGCTACTTTCGGCGGTGTTGTTGATGAGAAAATATGTTTGTTGAGCAGAGCAATATTTTTCCTAGGGTTGCATGAGACGATGCTTCATTGGTGTAGGGTTGTGGTGAAGCCGGTGGTGGATGACACGGTTTTCGGTGGCGCTAAAGAGGAAAAGTGGGTTGAGAGGTTCGCAATAGCTGCCAGCTTTGGTTGTTTGTGGTGGTGGAGGTTGAGGGATGAGGTTGAGTCTCTGGCTGTTGTGGCTAAAGCCAAAAGAGAGCTGGCAATGGGCTTAGGAGTGGCTGACTTTGTTGGTTGGTCGCTATATTACCTCACTGTGACTATTGGTATGGTTAGGGTGGTAAAAGGTCTTATGTGGCTTTCCATGGTTTTGTTATGTAGGAGAGAAGCCAACTTATGTAACAATTGTGGAGAAGATCTTGATCGTCAAGACAACAAGGTCTAA